A stretch of Longibacter salinarum DNA encodes these proteins:
- a CDS encoding aldo/keto reductase, producing MQLPSHRYLGSTGVKVSPLCFGTMSFGGIADRETSAAMFHLCRDAGINMFDCANVYVDGRSEEILGDLIADCRDEVVITTKAYFPTGDDPNARGSSRYHLVRAVENSLKRLGTDRIDVFFVHRFDDETSLYETLRALDDLVRQGKVLYLGASNFAAWQVAKALGIQAREGWSPFHVVQPMYNLAKRQAEVEILPMAQSESLAVTPYSPLGGGLLTGKYGVDDRPDNGRLVENQMYQTRYGEDVNYRVAERFAAFARDNGFDPVSLAVAWVAHHPGVTAPIIGARNVDQLEGSLGALNINMTPELREEISELSPTPPPATDRIEERSEHTYGTR from the coding sequence ATGCAACTTCCGTCCCACCGCTATCTCGGCTCTACAGGCGTTAAAGTTTCGCCTCTCTGCTTCGGCACAATGTCGTTCGGCGGGATCGCCGACCGCGAGACCTCCGCAGCCATGTTTCACCTCTGCCGCGATGCCGGCATCAACATGTTCGACTGCGCGAACGTCTATGTCGACGGTCGCTCAGAGGAAATCCTTGGAGACCTGATCGCGGACTGCCGGGACGAGGTCGTAATCACGACGAAAGCCTATTTCCCAACAGGTGATGACCCGAATGCACGCGGGTCCTCTCGCTACCATCTCGTGCGCGCTGTAGAGAACAGCCTGAAGCGCCTGGGCACCGACCGTATCGATGTCTTCTTCGTGCACCGCTTCGACGACGAAACGTCCCTCTATGAGACACTGCGTGCGCTGGATGACCTCGTCCGGCAGGGCAAGGTCCTCTACCTCGGCGCTAGCAACTTCGCGGCGTGGCAGGTCGCAAAAGCGCTCGGGATCCAGGCGCGCGAGGGATGGAGCCCCTTTCATGTTGTCCAGCCCATGTACAATCTCGCCAAACGACAGGCCGAGGTGGAGATCCTTCCGATGGCACAGTCCGAGTCGCTCGCCGTCACGCCGTACTCTCCGCTCGGCGGCGGACTGCTGACCGGAAAGTATGGCGTCGACGACCGCCCCGATAATGGTCGACTCGTGGAAAACCAGATGTACCAGACCCGCTATGGCGAAGATGTGAACTACCGCGTGGCCGAACGCTTCGCCGCATTTGCCCGTGACAATGGATTCGACCCGGTTTCGCTCGCTGTGGCGTGGGTGGCGCATCACCCCGGCGTGACAGCCCCCATTATCGGAGCCCGCAACGTAGACCAACTCGAGGGTTCGCTCGGGGCGCTCAATATTAACATGACGCCGGAACTGCGCGAGGAGATCAGCGAACTCTCCCCCACCCCACCGCCGGCGACCGACCGAATCGAGGAGCGGTCTGAGCACACGTACGGCACGCGTTAG
- a CDS encoding DUF2267 domain-containing protein, which translates to MSATEISAFNRSLDETHVWLNDICDAMNDPRRRMAYHAMRGTLMALRDRLPVDEVFDLSSQLPLLIRGIFFEGYRPQGKPESYDRNVFLERVRSELQTMGGGNAENAAKAVLTVVNKHVSAGEVSDLRAALPESIRTLWPLTDDTPVHEESRSNPATKGEHKKRRQRRAPSTSDKYDAIDEAGFESFPASDPPGW; encoded by the coding sequence ATGTCCGCAACTGAGATTTCCGCATTCAACCGAAGTCTGGACGAGACGCACGTGTGGTTAAATGACATTTGCGACGCAATGAACGACCCCCGGCGACGCATGGCCTATCATGCGATGCGCGGCACGCTGATGGCGCTCCGAGATCGGTTGCCCGTGGATGAGGTTTTTGATTTGTCCTCCCAGCTTCCTCTCCTAATTAGAGGAATATTTTTCGAGGGGTACCGGCCGCAGGGCAAGCCGGAGAGTTATGATCGCAACGTATTCCTGGAGCGTGTTCGAAGTGAGCTTCAGACGATGGGCGGAGGCAACGCAGAGAATGCGGCGAAAGCCGTGCTGACCGTGGTCAACAAGCACGTATCTGCAGGGGAGGTATCGGATCTGCGTGCAGCATTGCCGGAATCCATTCGAACCCTTTGGCCCTTAACCGACGATACGCCGGTGCATGAGGAGTCCAGATCGAATCCGGCGACGAAGGGAGAGCACAAGAAGCGACGGCAGCGGCGTGCACCATCCACATCTGATAAGTACGACGCCATTGATGAAGCCGGATTTGAGTCGTTCCCGGCGAGTGACCCACCCGGCTGGTAG
- a CDS encoding cation diffusion facilitator family transporter, with product MTAKETIGDPSLAERRRKHRKAKMSERRTARRRAMGLSIIVSFIMLAGKVIAAQLTGSAAIFSDAAESVVHLFATGFASFSLWYAATPPDSNHPYGHGKVAYFASAVEGVLILVAAVGIVWTSVNDLLTGAELQRLNIGLYLLAGLTAINLGLGWYLVRTGRETNSIVLVSNGQHVLTDMWTSLGVIVGVGLVWLTGVSWLDPLVALLVAGNILWTAYGLLRRSIYGLMDKADGDATQQILDVLASAKEQGLIADFHQVRHRRTGDEVWIEYHLMFPGDMTIHDAHDRSHRVEDEVDRLFPDDDVHVTAHLEPRKHDAAHPDHHYEPADPLRDVFFDLRGGD from the coding sequence ATGACCGCGAAAGAGACGATCGGTGACCCGTCCCTGGCCGAGCGGCGCCGTAAGCATCGGAAGGCCAAGATGAGCGAACGACGTACCGCCCGTCGACGCGCGATGGGGTTGAGCATCATCGTCTCGTTCATCATGCTGGCGGGGAAAGTCATTGCGGCGCAACTGACCGGAAGTGCCGCCATCTTCTCCGATGCCGCGGAGTCCGTCGTTCATCTTTTCGCGACCGGGTTTGCGAGCTTCAGCCTCTGGTATGCCGCCACGCCGCCCGACTCCAACCATCCGTATGGCCACGGTAAAGTTGCGTACTTCGCTTCCGCGGTTGAGGGCGTGCTGATTCTTGTCGCAGCCGTCGGAATCGTCTGGACGTCGGTCAATGACCTCCTGACGGGAGCCGAACTGCAGCGACTGAACATCGGCCTATACCTGCTCGCGGGCCTCACAGCGATCAACCTCGGGCTCGGCTGGTACCTCGTTCGCACCGGTCGGGAGACCAATAGCATCGTTCTGGTGTCAAACGGCCAGCACGTGCTCACCGATATGTGGACGAGCCTCGGTGTGATCGTCGGCGTCGGGCTCGTCTGGCTTACGGGCGTCTCGTGGCTCGATCCGTTGGTGGCTCTCCTCGTCGCCGGCAACATACTGTGGACGGCGTACGGTCTTCTCCGGAGGAGCATATACGGTCTGATGGATAAGGCGGACGGAGACGCGACGCAGCAAATTCTCGATGTTCTGGCGTCTGCCAAGGAGCAAGGCCTGATCGCAGACTTCCACCAGGTGCGGCATCGGCGCACGGGGGACGAAGTGTGGATCGAGTACCACCTGATGTTTCCCGGCGACATGACGATTCACGACGCGCACGACCGCTCCCATCGCGTCGAGGACGAGGTCGACCGGCTCTTTCCGGACGACGACGTGCACGTGACGGCACATCTCGAGCCTCGGAAACACGACGCCGCCCACCCCGATCACCACTACGAACCGGCTGACCCGTTGCGTGACGTCTTCTTCGATCTCCGCGGCGGCGACTGA
- the mdh gene encoding malate dehydrogenase → MKVTVIGAGNVGATAAECVARKDMAKEVVMVDIQEGMPQGKALDMMESAPIHGFDTTITGTNEYDATEGSEVCIITAGLPRKPGMSRDDLLAKNAEIVSSVTNQFKKGSPNAKLIIVSNPLDVMTYVAYTASEFESNHVMGMAGVLDTARYRAFLSMELGVSVRDIQALLMGGHGDTMVPLPRYTTIGGIPVTEMLDDETIESIVERTKGGGGEIVNMMGTSAWYAPGAAAAEMAEAIIKDNKRVLPAAAYCDGEYGLNDMFIGVPVKLGKDGVEEIIEVDLSDDEQDLMQTSADHVQDNLDNLERLKSEGAIG, encoded by the coding sequence ATGAAAGTTACCGTTATCGGTGCAGGAAACGTCGGCGCAACAGCAGCAGAGTGCGTCGCACGCAAGGACATGGCCAAGGAGGTGGTCATGGTCGACATTCAGGAAGGCATGCCGCAGGGTAAGGCCCTGGACATGATGGAGTCGGCCCCGATCCACGGCTTCGACACCACCATTACCGGCACAAACGAATACGACGCCACTGAGGGCTCCGAGGTGTGCATCATCACGGCCGGACTGCCGCGCAAGCCGGGTATGAGCCGGGACGACCTGCTGGCCAAGAACGCCGAGATCGTCTCGTCGGTCACGAACCAGTTCAAAAAAGGAAGCCCGAACGCGAAACTGATCATCGTGTCGAACCCGCTCGACGTGATGACCTATGTGGCGTACACGGCCAGCGAGTTCGAATCGAATCACGTGATGGGAATGGCCGGCGTGCTGGATACGGCTCGCTACCGCGCCTTTCTCTCCATGGAGCTCGGCGTATCCGTCCGCGACATCCAGGCCCTCCTGATGGGCGGTCACGGCGACACCATGGTTCCGCTCCCCCGCTACACCACGATCGGCGGCATCCCGGTCACGGAGATGCTTGATGACGAAACGATCGAAAGCATCGTGGAGCGCACGAAAGGTGGCGGCGGCGAAATCGTCAACATGATGGGCACCTCGGCCTGGTACGCCCCGGGCGCGGCCGCAGCGGAAATGGCCGAAGCCATCATCAAGGACAACAAGCGCGTCCTCCCGGCCGCAGCATACTGCGACGGCGAGTATGGCCTGAACGACATGTTCATTGGCGTGCCGGTCAAGCTCGGCAAGGACGGCGTCGAAGAAATCATCGAGGTCGACCTGTCGGACGACGAGCAGGACCTCATGCAGACGTCCGCCGATCACGTCCAGGACAACCTCGACAACCTGGAGCGTCTGAAGAGCGAAGGAGCGATCGGATAA
- a CDS encoding dodecin family protein, translated as MSVAKSIEIHAQGDTLEAATEAVLREASKTVDNIKNIYVDKYQAIVEDGKIQTYRVHSKVTFVLNE; from the coding sequence ATGTCTGTAGCCAAGTCGATTGAAATTCACGCTCAAGGCGATACGCTGGAAGCAGCGACGGAGGCAGTACTACGGGAAGCGTCCAAAACCGTAGACAACATCAAGAATATTTACGTCGACAAATACCAGGCCATCGTCGAAGACGGAAAGATCCAAACATATCGTGTCCACAGTAAGGTCACTTTCGTCCTCAACGAGTGA
- a CDS encoding DEDD exonuclease domain-containing protein has translation MTIEDATFVVTDTETTGTKAASNRVIEIGAVKVEAGEITDRFQQLINPERTIPSRITHLTGITTGMVFDKPTMENVMPQYLDFLGDGILVAHNLPFDLRFLNAECSRLGLSDLENQTLCSLRLARRLLPGLRSKGLSRLAQFYGINVNGRHRALGDAEATGIILKRFIRQLDFEHDIHEVDELLAFQNRKYTKVRKAPKHLKKLREDVLPDLPDAPGVYFLKTSSGKTLYIGKAKQLSDRVRSYFTAIESKDARKRKMMSKVRRVEWTVTDTELEALLLESRLIKEQKPSYNRAQKRYRHRPFIKLQTDEAFPRVGWQRAISDDGAEYYGPLRSRKQAELVIEVISRFFGLRECDDSELSLGQRCLYADMERCTAPCENEDEERYAVQVDRVREFLCGQDTSVLDELEERMQQASRQLEFEKAATFRDWLQTLERMLAKQKAVAAPVLDHNAALVHPHQDEGTADVLLVRFGKFARSLRVNLPLSPDRTSDVAGAVEFVFDDATVRPDELTRRDQDEIRLLSHWMYMHRSDLLSVRRGEGGLDDFVTRIVATLNQTTDMKEAA, from the coding sequence ATGACCATTGAAGACGCCACCTTCGTCGTCACGGATACGGAGACGACGGGGACGAAAGCTGCGTCCAATCGGGTGATCGAAATCGGCGCTGTGAAAGTCGAGGCCGGAGAGATCACCGATCGGTTTCAGCAATTGATCAATCCGGAGCGCACCATTCCGTCGCGCATCACGCATCTAACCGGCATCACGACCGGCATGGTGTTCGACAAGCCGACGATGGAGAACGTAATGCCGCAGTATCTCGACTTTCTCGGAGACGGTATTCTCGTCGCGCATAACCTTCCGTTCGACCTTCGCTTCCTGAACGCAGAGTGCAGTCGTCTCGGCCTTTCGGATCTCGAAAACCAGACGCTTTGCAGTCTCCGCCTCGCGCGGCGGCTCCTCCCGGGGCTTCGGTCGAAAGGGCTCAGCCGACTCGCGCAATTCTACGGGATCAACGTCAACGGGCGACATCGCGCGCTCGGAGATGCCGAGGCGACCGGGATCATCCTGAAGCGCTTTATTCGGCAACTCGACTTTGAGCACGACATCCATGAGGTCGACGAACTGCTCGCGTTTCAGAACCGAAAGTACACGAAGGTTCGGAAGGCGCCGAAGCACCTGAAGAAGCTCAGGGAAGACGTACTGCCTGATCTGCCCGATGCACCGGGCGTGTACTTCCTGAAAACGAGCAGCGGGAAGACGCTCTACATCGGGAAGGCCAAGCAGTTGTCAGATCGTGTGCGGAGCTACTTCACGGCGATCGAGTCGAAGGACGCCCGCAAGCGAAAGATGATGAGCAAGGTCCGACGCGTCGAGTGGACAGTCACCGACACGGAGCTCGAAGCGCTGTTGCTGGAATCGCGCCTGATTAAGGAGCAGAAGCCGTCGTACAACCGTGCGCAGAAGCGATACCGACATCGTCCGTTTATCAAGCTTCAGACGGACGAGGCCTTTCCACGCGTCGGATGGCAACGAGCCATTTCCGACGATGGTGCGGAATATTACGGCCCGCTCCGCAGTCGAAAGCAGGCGGAGCTGGTTATCGAGGTGATTAGCCGCTTCTTCGGACTGCGCGAGTGCGATGACTCCGAACTATCTCTCGGGCAGCGGTGCCTCTACGCGGATATGGAGAGGTGCACGGCACCGTGCGAGAACGAGGACGAAGAGCGGTACGCCGTGCAGGTCGACCGTGTGCGCGAGTTTCTGTGCGGGCAAGACACGTCGGTCCTCGACGAGCTCGAAGAGAGAATGCAGCAGGCATCACGACAACTCGAATTCGAGAAGGCGGCCACGTTCCGTGATTGGCTTCAGACGCTCGAACGCATGCTGGCGAAGCAGAAGGCGGTGGCTGCGCCTGTCCTCGACCACAATGCAGCACTTGTTCACCCCCATCAGGACGAGGGGACGGCAGACGTTCTCCTGGTTCGGTTTGGCAAGTTTGCCCGCTCGCTACGGGTGAACCTTCCGCTCTCGCCCGACCGGACATCGGATGTTGCGGGAGCCGTGGAATTCGTATTCGACGACGCAACGGTTCGGCCGGACGAACTCACCCGCCGTGACCAGGATGAGATCCGATTGCTGTCGCACTGGATGTACATGCACCGATCCGACCTTCTCTCCGTCCGACGAGGGGAGGGAGGCCTGGACGATTTCGTGACTCGAATCGTTGCGACCCTTAACCAGACAACGGATATGAAAGAGGCCGCCTAG
- a CDS encoding 5'-nucleotidase, lipoprotein e(P4) family: MSRSLVAVILAASVFLFTSCGTSGATYTHTEADQMNASIDSLQTAADLRNPNLNSTLWQQTAVEYEGLTLGMYQLARLMLDRGLTDSTWTASLEQSRQGASVYRTLPPAVVLDVDETVLDNSAYQARLIRDNDTYNSSSWKAWCREEKADPVPGALAFTKAAAARGVQVIYLTNRDSDVEAATRENLRALGFPLDPDEDVILTQGEMPEWTSSNKTPRREAVAEAYRIVLLIGDNFGDFAGDVDVSLSERQEMAEQYQAYWGTRWITLPNPQYGSWEGATFGFDYSLPPLQKLRNKHDALRPKR, encoded by the coding sequence ATGTCTCGATCTCTTGTTGCGGTCATTCTTGCTGCGTCTGTCTTTCTCTTCACGAGCTGCGGTACGTCCGGTGCAACCTATACGCATACGGAGGCAGATCAGATGAACGCCTCGATCGATAGCCTCCAGACAGCTGCCGATCTGCGCAATCCCAACCTGAACTCTACCCTGTGGCAGCAGACGGCCGTCGAGTACGAAGGCTTGACGCTTGGAATGTACCAGCTGGCACGGTTGATGCTCGATCGTGGGTTGACGGACTCGACGTGGACCGCCTCCCTCGAGCAGTCCCGGCAGGGAGCGAGCGTGTATCGCACGCTTCCCCCCGCGGTCGTTTTAGATGTGGACGAGACGGTTCTCGACAATTCTGCCTACCAGGCTCGCCTGATCCGCGACAACGATACCTATAATTCGTCGTCCTGGAAAGCATGGTGCCGTGAGGAGAAGGCCGACCCCGTCCCCGGCGCACTCGCCTTCACGAAAGCAGCTGCCGCCCGGGGCGTGCAGGTCATTTACCTAACGAATCGCGATTCCGACGTCGAGGCGGCCACCCGTGAGAATCTGCGTGCGCTCGGCTTTCCGCTGGATCCCGACGAAGACGTTATCCTGACACAGGGAGAGATGCCCGAGTGGACGTCGTCGAACAAGACGCCCCGCCGCGAAGCCGTCGCGGAAGCCTACCGCATCGTGCTGCTCATTGGAGATAACTTCGGTGACTTTGCCGGGGACGTGGATGTGAGCCTGTCCGAGAGACAGGAGATGGCGGAGCAGTACCAGGCCTACTGGGGAACGCGATGGATTACGCTTCCGAACCCGCAGTACGGTTCGTGGGAGGGAGCTACATTCGGGTTTGACTATAGCCTCCCGCCGCTGCAGAAGCTCAGAAACAAACACGACGCTCTTCGCCCCAAGCGGTAA
- the mce gene encoding methylmalonyl-CoA epimerase gives MPQLEHIGIAVDDADAVRSLYQDLLDVLPYKVESVASQHVQTHFINAGTAKLELLESTNEDGPIAGYLKKRGEGLHHLAFQVDDVDATFERLQDAGYTPLGDEPTPGADGKRIFFLHPKQTHGVLVEFCGSAPIRPEPHMIDAGDHELAVYTSGSDHQPPLLLLHGAAGCTSLETAPLMRKLETQFQVIALDFRGHGSSTASTDPISFDAYAEDVEIVMDTLELQQADLFGFSMGGNVALGFAQQHPDRVGRVAAHGANVTWSQDIVASMQARLDADLLTKQNARLTEHLSAHHLDWRALFDHMQEWVATLPEQTPRMKQMAEAVDRPALISCVDQDDLFPLSATLALHNLLPDARLEVLRGSHHALPLAPLDRLCTTLSSWFTD, from the coding sequence ATGCCTCAGCTCGAACATATCGGAATAGCCGTCGACGATGCCGATGCGGTTCGTTCGCTCTACCAGGACCTGCTCGATGTGCTCCCCTATAAGGTGGAGTCCGTCGCGTCGCAGCACGTCCAGACGCACTTCATCAATGCCGGGACCGCAAAGCTGGAGTTGCTGGAATCTACGAACGAGGATGGTCCGATCGCCGGGTACCTGAAGAAGCGAGGCGAAGGCCTGCACCACCTCGCGTTCCAGGTAGATGACGTAGACGCCACCTTCGAGCGCCTACAAGACGCTGGTTACACGCCGCTCGGAGATGAACCGACTCCCGGTGCTGACGGAAAACGCATTTTCTTTCTCCACCCCAAACAGACGCATGGGGTGCTGGTCGAATTCTGCGGCTCAGCGCCCATCCGACCCGAGCCGCACATGATTGATGCAGGGGATCACGAGCTGGCGGTCTACACGTCCGGGAGCGACCACCAGCCGCCGCTGCTTCTACTGCACGGCGCAGCAGGGTGCACATCACTGGAGACTGCCCCCCTGATGCGCAAGCTGGAGACCCAGTTCCAGGTCATCGCGCTCGACTTTCGCGGGCACGGTTCATCGACCGCGTCGACCGATCCCATTTCGTTCGATGCGTACGCCGAGGATGTCGAGATTGTCATGGACACCCTCGAGTTACAACAGGCCGACCTGTTCGGCTTCTCGATGGGCGGGAATGTTGCGCTCGGGTTTGCCCAGCAACATCCCGATCGCGTCGGACGGGTCGCGGCACATGGAGCCAACGTGACATGGTCGCAGGACATTGTTGCGTCGATGCAAGCCCGACTGGATGCTGACCTTCTGACGAAACAGAATGCACGCCTCACGGAGCACCTGTCCGCTCACCATCTTGACTGGCGTGCTCTCTTTGATCACATGCAGGAGTGGGTTGCAACGCTTCCGGAGCAAACTCCGCGGATGAAACAGATGGCCGAAGCGGTCGACCGGCCCGCCCTCATTTCATGTGTCGACCAGGACGACCTGTTCCCGCTCTCGGCTACCCTGGCGCTCCACAACTTGCTTCCCGACGCGCGGCTTGAGGTTCTGCGCGGATCGCATCACGCCTTGCCGCTTGCCCCCCTGGATCGACTCTGCACAACCCTTTCCAGCTGGTTCACCGACTGA
- the hpf gene encoding ribosome hibernation-promoting factor, HPF/YfiA family produces MDVRLQGTNIDLTDDLRSLVSRTMDEACRPLGALNRDPVDIDVELEETTRRHPKELEDQRRYRAEANVSIPGRLIRAEGSADDLHQAITQMKHRLTREIRDWRERLIDSRRKGARTLKHSDPDDRNALLHPTQTEEGEVNDEAENPTAEEERFRDEIERFADRDETQNSGSSS; encoded by the coding sequence ATGGATGTACGACTTCAGGGCACGAATATCGACCTAACGGATGACCTACGCTCCCTCGTGTCTCGGACGATGGACGAGGCCTGCCGTCCGCTAGGGGCACTCAACCGCGACCCCGTGGACATCGACGTCGAGCTAGAAGAGACGACGCGCCGGCACCCGAAAGAGCTCGAAGATCAGCGGCGATACCGGGCTGAAGCCAACGTGTCGATCCCGGGACGCCTGATACGAGCGGAGGGATCAGCGGACGATCTACACCAGGCCATCACGCAGATGAAGCACCGTCTGACGCGGGAAATACGGGACTGGCGCGAGCGACTGATCGACTCGCGACGTAAAGGGGCGCGGACGCTCAAGCACAGCGATCCGGACGACCGCAATGCTCTGCTTCACCCGACACAGACCGAGGAGGGTGAGGTGAACGATGAGGCAGAGAACCCGACCGCCGAGGAGGAACGTTTCCGCGATGAAATTGAACGGTTCGCCGATCGGGACGAGACTCAAAATTCCGGCTCGTCATCATGA
- a CDS encoding S9 family peptidase, with translation MTFVSRSLATLVCLTILVFSIGPPRAVSQEAEDADPSAEAGSGAQGWTPELAMRFRNAGSVAVSPEGDQVAYTVRDAIMDESTSEYRTQIWIVASDGSDNRQLTRGEHSSGSPAFSPDGRYLAFTRGEDEAPQVFVLPLNGGEAMQVTDAETGVRSFKFSPHGSTIAYTMTEPKSKEEKAREKEKRDVQVVDEEYRYAHLFTTDIKAHDDSTRTVTQLTGGERHVRSFDWMPDGSTVVFAHQPAPTINSGFTEADISSVPADSGAVTTLVERPGVDGSPLVSPDGSMIAFTSNGGEIAPVGLSDVYVMSSDGSDVRQLGETLDRQASIVGWMPDGDGLLTTETQGTTRPVFDVPLDGSAPMMLLDEAGVYGSAAVSDDGTVMAFTHQTTTEPEEVFAANIDGENRRQLSKVNVDIPKPEMGRTEVVSWESSDGFTIEGLITYPVGYEDGDRVPLVVDAHGGPNGAHVQDFTGDGDIYMAQVFAENGYAVLRPNVRGSAGYGKDFRYANVRDWGYGDLNDIMTGVDAMIERDVAHPDSLVLMGWSYGGYMTSFAVTQTDRFQAASMGAGLPNLISMVGTTDIPDYLVAHMGGEYWTEMQTYEKHSAVYHIDNVTTPTQVLHGAQDDRVPTRQGQEFYRALKRRGIDTEMVLYPRTPHGPREPKLLMDVTPRILDWFNEHLNR, from the coding sequence ATGACGTTCGTGTCGCGGTCTCTTGCAACGCTCGTCTGTTTGACCATCCTCGTCTTCAGCATTGGGCCTCCACGTGCCGTGTCTCAAGAGGCTGAGGACGCCGACCCGTCGGCGGAAGCTGGATCCGGCGCACAGGGATGGACGCCGGAGCTGGCGATGCGCTTTCGGAATGCCGGGAGCGTCGCTGTTTCGCCTGAAGGAGATCAGGTCGCGTACACGGTCAGAGACGCGATCATGGATGAGTCGACCTCGGAGTACCGCACGCAGATCTGGATCGTGGCATCCGACGGATCGGACAATCGACAGCTCACACGTGGCGAACATTCGTCGGGCAGCCCCGCGTTTTCTCCTGACGGACGGTATCTCGCTTTTACAAGAGGAGAGGATGAGGCGCCACAGGTATTCGTGCTCCCGCTGAATGGCGGCGAGGCGATGCAGGTGACGGACGCCGAAACCGGTGTACGGAGCTTCAAGTTTTCGCCCCACGGTTCGACCATTGCCTACACGATGACCGAGCCCAAATCGAAGGAGGAGAAGGCGCGGGAGAAGGAGAAGCGCGACGTTCAGGTCGTGGATGAGGAGTATCGATACGCCCACCTGTTCACGACGGATATCAAAGCGCACGACGATTCGACGCGAACCGTTACGCAGCTGACGGGAGGGGAGCGTCACGTCCGATCCTTCGACTGGATGCCGGATGGGTCGACGGTTGTTTTCGCTCATCAGCCAGCCCCCACGATCAACTCTGGCTTCACTGAGGCCGATATCTCAAGTGTACCGGCGGATAGCGGTGCCGTGACGACTCTCGTTGAGCGTCCGGGTGTCGATGGCTCCCCGCTGGTATCCCCGGACGGATCAATGATCGCGTTTACCTCCAACGGTGGCGAAATCGCACCGGTTGGCCTCTCGGATGTGTACGTCATGTCGAGCGACGGTAGCGACGTTCGGCAACTGGGGGAAACGCTTGACCGACAGGCCTCGATCGTTGGCTGGATGCCGGATGGGGACGGCCTTCTCACGACAGAAACGCAGGGCACAACGCGACCGGTTTTTGACGTCCCACTCGATGGCTCAGCGCCGATGATGCTGCTTGACGAAGCGGGTGTGTACGGGTCAGCCGCCGTTTCTGACGACGGAACCGTCATGGCTTTCACACACCAGACGACGACCGAGCCGGAGGAGGTGTTCGCTGCGAACATCGACGGAGAGAATCGGCGTCAGCTGTCGAAAGTCAACGTCGATATCCCGAAACCTGAGATGGGACGTACGGAGGTTGTGAGCTGGGAAAGTTCGGATGGCTTCACGATCGAAGGTCTGATCACGTACCCCGTCGGCTACGAGGACGGGGACCGCGTTCCGCTTGTGGTGGACGCGCATGGCGGACCGAACGGGGCGCACGTTCAGGACTTCACCGGAGACGGTGACATCTACATGGCGCAGGTGTTCGCAGAGAACGGCTATGCTGTGCTGCGGCCGAACGTCCGCGGAAGTGCCGGCTACGGAAAGGACTTTCGATATGCCAACGTCCGCGACTGGGGATACGGTGACTTGAACGACATCATGACCGGCGTCGACGCGATGATTGAGCGTGACGTTGCCCATCCGGATAGTCTCGTGCTCATGGGATGGAGCTACGGCGGCTACATGACGTCGTTTGCTGTGACGCAGACCGATCGCTTCCAGGCCGCGAGCATGGGCGCCGGACTGCCGAACCTGATCAGCATGGTGGGAACGACGGACATCCCCGACTACCTCGTGGCCCACATGGGGGGCGAGTACTGGACTGAAATGCAGACCTACGAGAAGCACTCGGCGGTCTACCACATCGATAACGTCACGACGCCGACGCAGGTGCTTCATGGCGCGCAGGACGATCGCGTGCCGACGCGTCAGGGGCAGGAATTCTACCGCGCTCTCAAGCGCCGGGGCATCGACACGGAGATGGTCCTTTACCCTCGGACGCCGCACGGTCCTCGCGAGCCGAAGTTGCTTATGGACGTCACACCGCGCATTCTCGACTGGTTCAACGAACATCTCAATCGGTAA